The sequence below is a genomic window from Eleginops maclovinus isolate JMC-PN-2008 ecotype Puerto Natales chromosome 20, JC_Emac_rtc_rv5, whole genome shotgun sequence.
tgttttaataacagccgtatttcctgtgtgtgttcagcactctgcttccactccctgcagcGGTGCCTGCagtgcctcccctctctcatgcaCGCTCTAGCTGTCATATCATGTGACAAAACGAGAGCATGGCTGCATGTGCGAGTGCTATGCCGATGCGCCTCggcttgttgacaaaaaaagacGCAAGAAACgaaatttggaaatattttggtTACATCTCTGCTGATGGAGAACACGCAGCTCCTCATGATCACCGCAGCAGCTCCGCCCGTTGTGACGGGACCGGTGCACGGAGCAAAAAAAGACTTAACACACTTAACTATCTTATCTACATCTGGAACCAGCTAAACtagttataaatatgtttattattcactgtcgggtcactcattactggatcattgagctgcatgagacggatacgactggctgtcaggagagggagcgagggagaggggaaaagagagcactccatttatttctcctgtgttattatccaaagttaatgtaaacttttgaataatgtagttcatcTACTATAAGAAGTTTGTTTGAcggatttttttcccccaggtttgaaataaagcacaataatgacatttaagacggtttccccttttttaagaaaaagtatCGAAACCGCAATTATTTTcttggtatcgtgacaacactagtTTGTAGACTGTAAGTAAGTGTCTATTTGCTAACAAAAAGTGTATTAGGTGGAAAAGATCTAACTTTGTCTTTCTTAGAGATGGGGGAAATttactgtggtgtgtgtgcatgtggagaAGGACAGAGCGAactaaacaacattttgaaatacacatttaatatgACGTATCATTATACTAATTCTTCGTGTTGATCAGCattatttgcaaatattttgactttttttaatacacacaaTTAGGAAGCCACCAATGTCTCACACtgtagctttatttatttttaattgaataaagaaatgtgCCTGTTGTTGCATTTTATAGCTGTTATGAGGTCATTTTATCACAGTGTGTTTatctttataaaacatttgtattgatATTATAATATGTTCTGTATATGATCATCAGGTAAGGGACGTTGACCCCAAAGATCCAAACCGTGAGACCATCGTGCATCTCATTGATGACTTCAGGATCACTACAGCAAATGGAGAGCGTATCCTTTACAGAAACATGTAATGTTCCAACCTAAAAATGTCAGACATTAATATGCAGATTATGGGCCGCTAGGCACAGACATGCAAAAGGCCACGTCTCCCACATGTTTGATCTGTTAAGCgactttttgtgtctctttgtagtcattttgcgTCTCTCTGgtgttgtgtgtctctttgtagaggttttgtgttgatttatGATTGCATTGGTCGtattttgtgtgtctctttgcagttttttcttgtcttttgtgGTTGCTTTTCATAGCTGATGTgagtctctctgcagctgttttgcattttgttgtAGTTGTGTTGGGGTATAAgtagtattttttttgtctctttatgGTCATTTTGAGTTTCTTCCTGGTTGTTACGTGTCTCTCTGAGATACATTTTGTAGGCAAAGGCAAGAGGGAGAGGCCCTGATTATTGAGGCTCCATAGTTGTGTGCAGTAGTACTATTCAGTAATTCAAAAAGATAAAACGATTGAGTCAATGGGATTTTGTCCTCTCAAAAATACCCCCAAAACCCTCTATTCCAGCGCTGTACAGTAtaaaacaaaagtctttaaCTGCTCCCCAGATGTGTGCATGGTTCTGGAGGTGCTGGGCCATCAGTTGCTGAGGTGGATCGTCAAATCCAACTACACTGGCCTCCCGCTGCCCTGCGTCAAGAGCATCCTCAGACAGGTGCTGTGCAACCCTTTATTCCATCCTACATCGTCCTCCCTTTCTTTCACCACTGGCTGGGTTCTTTTTAAACTGATTATCTTCTATATTTGCTCCTCTATGACATGGGCTGCAGTGACAgtgactttgttttcttttcctatcACAGGTTCTGCAGGGTTTAGATTACCTGCACACTAAATGCAAGATCATCCACACAGACATCAAGCCTGAAAACATCCTGCTGAGGGTGGATGAGGTTTACATTCAGAACCTGGCGGCAAACACAAAGCTGTGGCAGATGCCAGTGTCCTCTGCTTTCACTGGCTCCACAGGTAACTgacttcattttaaaagaatatgCTGGTGAAGGCATCTTgattaaatgcaaaaaacaagAGGATATTTTCCATCCTGTTTCTCCTTTccttatatttgatatttttgctTCCTGCCAGTGAAAACAAGCTCCAGAGAAAAACAGGTGTGCTTCCTGAAATGTGtacttcattattattttatgaaacatttttgttttgttgtcatgtaTAATgacatctgtgtttctgctttgaCTTCTAAAGAGTTTGTCCAACATGTTGGGGAAGCTGACCGGAGTTTTCCACACTATTGGGGAGTGGGTAAGATGGATATTGTTTTGTCTGCTTTTGTTAACTGCATCTTGACAACATCACAGCGTGCTTTGGAAGCCCACAGGGTACTTTATGGCATTTCAtgtacaaattaaaatgtaattccaaATAGCTTACTAACTTCAGCATAATAATGTTACTTCAAATAATTTGGAAAATGCATTCATTTCCAATTAATAAAGTCGTACCCCACTGTGTCGTGCACCAAgaaatatgtacatttaaatcatttaaaatgaacaatataAAAACCACAAATTCAAGCAATATTTAGGACAAATGAAAATCAGATTTTCTAACAATTTTCAAAGGAGAAAAAggtatttcacatttcatttgtctAAACTCTTACCTGTTGTAAATGagacattaaaatgttaaatcttATCTGTCATTTTTGCAAACATGattaaagtcattcaaattaGCTCGACATTGAGAGGCATCCCTCATTTGTGACGTTAACCTGCATGTTAGTCTTTAATAGGCATGTGGTAAATCATTCCTTGTTTTACTCAATGCCCaccttttattatttcacacaACTGATGGCACCGCTGTAGTCCAGCAAGGTCTCCAGGAGCCCCATTAAGCGACTGACAAGAAAAGACAGGAGTCGACGAGGACAGGAAAACGCATctgagcaaaataaaaaagacaaacttcACGTTTCCTTCTCTGAAGACATTACTCCACCTACCACGCCTCGCTCCACCTGTCCCTCTAAGCTCACAGCGGGTCCTAACGTCACAGTGAGGCGGCAGACGCTGCTTTTCGAAGATGGACCGGACTCTGCGCCATGCAGCCACAGAGAGTCCATCTGCTCGTGGCCGGACCTCAACACACAGGCTCCCGTCTCTGGCTCCAGATCAGGGTTATTACATCAGGCTTCAAACAAAGAGATGCCTCTTCCTTCACCATGCTCTCCCCGAGGTCAGTCGCAGGACAACTgtgtttttcctaaagtgtGATGTGGGCCgtttgtttctcttcctgtgGAAACTTAATGTTTACATTTGGGACAGGTTCAGTGGGTTTATTCAACTAGTATGTTCCTTTTTGCATGTCCTTGTATCATCAGTAAACTAACAGTCTGTCCTGGTAGTCTGCATTTACAAGGCTTTTTTAATCATTATGTTGTGTTATTCTAGGTGACTCAGATGTACTTTTGGATCTACTAAAGCCCAAGAATGCTGAAAAAATCCTCATCAAGATTGCGGACCTGGGCAATGCCTGCTGGGTGGTGAGTCATTATTTAACAGGCAAACCAAACCTTAAAAATCCTACAAAACTAGTTACTGAGATTCCATGGGTGGACAGAAATAAGGCAGGGAGAAAGTGCATGAGCAGCACAGATGGCCAAAAAGCTGAAAAGGCACAAAGCAACATTGTTGATTTGGCATGGAATGAGTGGAAATGTGCCTGTAAATATTCTGCAGGGCTGAGGGAAAGTGGAAACAGGTGAGCAGGTGGTGCTGAGAGTCAGGTGACTGGACCGGGGGAAGAGTCTGAGGGCATCTGGTGGACGGATGGAGGATAGCAGGCggaggacagagaggcagaCTTTATAAGAGACACTTATCAAGTTTCAAACATTCCCAATCCATCGTTTTTATACAACCACATGTGACTGGTGCTTTCTGTAGAGCACAGTATCCATACTTATCATGCCCTGCAGTGAGAAACACAGCTGCCATGTGTTTTCAGTGAGACAAGTGTGGGCTGATTTGAACCGCAACTTGAAAGAGACGTACCGTTTAATCTTGAGCGTTTCAGAACTACCCGGTGGTGATGTTGGTTACGCTTCTCAGTTCATTTGGCTGACTCAGAGAAAAGAGACAATGATGTTATTTCCTCTGATGATATTTCCACTGGCATTTTTTACAAGACACTTCAGCTGCAGGAAATTCAAAACGCTTTACATAAAAGATCAAAGCATCCGGGACAAATTGCATAAGAAATACACCataaatgaatattcaaataCCATTTAAAAACTTGAATAGACAATGGAAACAAGTCAAAACAGCATAAGACAGGTATtaaatggaagaaaataaaaaacagtgcTGTGTAAAACAAAAGATGTAATAAGAAGTCTTGAGTATTTCAGTGGACCTGCTGCTTTCTTTGTTTGGTGAGAGCCGTAAAGACAAAGTCAGAGATGTCTTGTCCACTCCAAATTCAGCTGAGACATAAATCCTTTAACCCTTGACATTTTGTTAAGGTGATTGTTTTCCATAATCAGAGTCAGAGTAAGCATGTAGATGTTCAAACGAAGAGGCCCCAGGATAGAGCCTTGAGGATCTAACTATCATATGAACATTAATCAAAAAAGCGTGAATTCATTTCATGTAGAAAGTTAAATAAGTTGTAGTTCATTTGAATGTAGCGGAAGAGGAATACAACTACTTCTTGAGGAGTGATGATAATAATTCATATCTTCTCTCTCTTGTCTTCAGCACAAACACTTCACTGAAGACATCCAGACGTGTCAGTACCGCTCTGTGGAGGTTCTGATCGGGGCCGACTACGACACACCGTCTGATATCTGGAGCACTGCCTGCATGGTAATTCAGCAACTACCTGTctgaagatgtgtttttcctctctttcctttctgtttcatTCCATTAATGCCATTTCTTAGCATTCCTTTTTGTATATCGTAGGCTTTCGAGCTGGCCACAGGGGACTATCTGTTCGATCCACAATCAGGAGCCGCATTCTGCCGCGAGGAAGGTTTGTGTTGTTCACTGCATCCCATTTGACGGTGATAAATCTCATAGGGCTAGTAATAAGTGTGCTTTGACACCTCTTAGATCACATTGCCCACATCATTGAGCTGCTGGGATCCCTTCCATCCCAGTTTGCCCTGTCAGGAAGAAATTCCAAACGATTCTTCAACCATAAAGGTAAGGtaatatttattgatttaaaaagaagtcATATTTTAGAAGTTCATAATAACTCATCATACTGCCAAGTAAACAGCGTCTGATGTTAGGACATTCAGGATTTAGTGCTTTGTTACATGAATTAATATCTTGATATCAACAACTTATATACTGGAACTGCGATAAAGTACGGCTGTCCAAATGAACTTGATAATaattctttaatttaaatgtctGTTAAGTCAATATGAGTAAAATGAAGTAACACATGCGTATGACACACGGATGAAAGCCCTTGGAATATGCAATTCTATAGACTCCATGTCTTTGATGACTCCAAGCGGGAATCTCTGGGACTGGAGATCAAAGCACACTTATCCCTATATGTCAAGCCAAAGATAACAGAACTGATCTTTGAGATATAAACTTCAAAGTTTCAGGAAGGCATTTCCAAACGgcatcatttgaaaatgaaggCCTTTTTCTGCAGCTCTTCACGCCACTctacttcttttttaaacatcatcTCTGTACAGTAGGAATTGTGATCCCTGTAATGTGATATTGCAAGATGGCATAGGAATTCTTGTCCGGGTTTCTTTGCAAACTTGTGCTCTTTTAATCCTTTGGCTACGGTTAGAAAAAAGCTTAActatttgtgactttttttttctcttgctgAGACGCTTTTTCCATATTGTCTAACATTTCGGTAATTTTCTGTGTTTAATACACTTTATagactttatttttataatgtaaGTCTTCCACTTCTGGGTTGCTTTGCAGTGTAGGAAGTTGTTGCCAATCATGGAATAGCTACTTTTTCTGCAGGGTATTCAAAGGTCAAATGAGGCTTTCACCAACTTAAGGGATGTGCATTAGCATTTGAAGAACCAATAGGAACAGCCCCTTTGCTGAGATGACCTGTGCTTTGCCAAAATCTTGCGTCACTGGCCAGATTTTCTAAAGCCCTAAAACAGAGCCAAGAGGAGGTCAAGGAGTGTAGTTTTTTTCGGAGGCCTCTTAAATGTAAGCTTATTGTGGAGTTTTTACACATTGGCGCAATGATCAAAAACTGCATGCACCTGCTTGAATACCACAGAAAACCAAAGCAGTGTTTCAGTCCACTTTTAACTCCTGTGCAGGACAACTGCGACAAATCTCCAACCTGAAGCCGTGGAGTTTGTTGGAGATCCTGCTGGATAAGTACGAGTGGCCGCGGGAGGAAGCCATGCAGTTCAGCTCGTTCCTCCTGACCATGTTGGAGCTGCAGCCGGAGAAAAGAGCCACAGCCGCCCAGTGTCTGAAACACCCCTGGATCTCCTTCTAGTCATGACTTGTTCAACGCCCAGTGGAATAGCTGATATGGGGCTTGGACAACTATGGGATGTACAGCAGTCTGTCTGGTGCTGGCATCACGAGCACAGCTTTTATAGATATTTATCACCTGAATTTTTATCACCTTTTCCCTAATCAGGTTCCTTTGtctttaagtattttaaagaggccctattatgctattgttcaggttaaaatgtgtattttgtgcctccactgtgacatgctgacatgctttaatgttccaaaaggtCACCTACATTCTGCTggagccaatagaagtgcaagagtttcgtagtgatgtcactatgttctagaagtaaacaaaggtatccattggaggcgtttcaggcagtgtatgggagagaaactccctctggtgggaacacag
It includes:
- the LOC134883086 gene encoding SRSF protein kinase 2-like, translating into MSSSYAAAISALITANSSNLTIPVKPSHHPSPRPAGKPKASSKPAHSPPAAQTQPHSPESLKCFDEQQENPEDYGIGGYYHVEIGDIFVDRYQVVKKLGWGHFSTVWLCWDMVKGRFVALKVVKSAQTFTETALDEIKLLKCVRDVDPKDPNRETIVHLIDDFRITTANGEHVCMVLEVLGHQLLRWIVKSNYTGLPLPCVKSILRQVLQGLDYLHTKCKIIHTDIKPENILLRVDEVYIQNLAANTKLWQMPVSSAFTGSTVKTSSREKQSLSNMLGKLTGVFHTIGEWSSKVSRSPIKRLTRKDRSRRGQENASEQNKKDKLHVSFSEDITPPTTPRSTCPSKLTAGPNVTVRRQTLLFEDGPDSAPCSHRESICSWPDLNTQAPVSGSRSGLLHQASNKEMPLPSPCSPRGDSDVLLDLLKPKNAEKILIKIADLGNACWVHKHFTEDIQTCQYRSVEVLIGADYDTPSDIWSTACMAFELATGDYLFDPQSGAAFCREEDHIAHIIELLGSLPSQFALSGRNSKRFFNHKGQLRQISNLKPWSLLEILLDKYEWPREEAMQFSSFLLTMLELQPEKRATAAQCLKHPWISF